ACCTGTTGATCGTCTCCTCCAAGGGGCGATTGACATAAGACGGATCCAAGACTGGCTGTTTCCACATCGGTGGTCGCGGCACAAGTTGGAGATAAAAAATGATTCAGATGCAGTCGATTCTCGACGTCGCCGATAACACCGGCGCGCGGTCGGTGATGTGTATCAAGGTGCTCGGCGGCTCCAAGCGTCGCTATGCCGGCATCGGTGATGTCATCAAAGTCAGTATTAAATCCGCGCAGCCCCGTGGCCGCGTGAAAAAGGGCGAAGTTTATAACGCCGTGGTGGTTCGTACCGCCAAGGGTGTACGCCGTAACGATGGTTCGCTCATCAAGTTCGACGGCAATGCCGCCGTGTTGCTGAATGCGAAGCTGGAGCCGATTGGCACCCGTATCTTTGGGCCGGTTACGCGCGAGTTGCGTAACGAGCGCTTCATGAAGATCGTGTCGCTGGCGCCGGAAGTATTGTAA
The DNA window shown above is from Betaproteobacteria bacterium and carries:
- the rplN gene encoding 50S ribosomal protein L14, which translates into the protein MIQMQSILDVADNTGARSVMCIKVLGGSKRRYAGIGDVIKVSIKSAQPRGRVKKGEVYNAVVVRTAKGVRRNDGSLIKFDGNAAVLLNAKLEPIGTRIFGPVTRELRNERFMKIVSLAPEVL